A window from Lepus europaeus isolate LE1 chromosome 20, mLepTim1.pri, whole genome shotgun sequence encodes these proteins:
- the LOC133749337 gene encoding LOW QUALITY PROTEIN: F-box/WD repeat-containing protein 4-like (The sequence of the model RefSeq protein was modified relative to this genomic sequence to represent the inferred CDS: inserted 3 bases in 2 codons; deleted 1 base in 1 codon) encodes MSPRAAWGPPGSGGPGEGESREARKLQEGRVARGKRRKGKGKAGAGQGGRGSGVEGKRGAAEAKEAAXAGAEAGAGAGQAEGAERGGSLEQGARSLVKGDEGRAGTRDKAQGRDDGQEAWRVRTXDTRPGRAQRRESQAWGGVAGTRAAMAAAAEEEAAARPPAALRVRVVAPAGGRLICSYLDMRALDRLAQVCRWLRRFTSCDLLWRRIARASLNSGFTRLGTDLMTNVPVKEPVKVSQNWRLGRCGEGILLKWRCSQMPWMQLEDDSLYVAQANFILIYQFRPDGASLNRWPLGVFAGHDEDVCHFVLANSHIISAGGDGKIGIHKTHSTFTVKYSAHEQEVNCVDCKGGIIVSGSRDRMAKVWPLASGQLGQCLHTIQTEDLVWSIAISPLLSSFVTGTACCGHFSPLRIWDLNSGQLMMHLGSNCPPGAGVLDVMYESPSTLLSCGYDTYIRYWDLRTSAWKCVMEWEEPHDSTLNCLQTDGNCLLAMGSSYYGVVRLWDRRQRACLHAFRLTSTPLSSPVYCLCFTTMHLYCVLSYNLHVPDFQNP; translated from the exons atgagcc CAAGGGCTGCTTGGGGGCCCCCCGGGAGcggcgggccaggggagggcgAGAGCAGGGAGGCGAGGAAGCTGCAGGAAGGGAGGGTCGCGAGGGGAAAGCGAAGGAAGGGGAAGGGTAAAGCGGGCGCAGGGCAAGGCGGAAGAGGAAGCGGGGTGGAAGGGAAGCGGGGGGCCGCGGAAGCCAAGGAGGCAG CAGCGGGGGCTGAGGCGGGAGCGGGGGCAGGCCAGGCCGAGGGAGCAGAGCGGGGCGGAAGCCTGGAGCAAGGGGCGAGGAGCCTCGTAAAGGGAGACGAGGGGAGAGCA GGGACCAGGGACAAGGCACAAGGAAGAGACGATGGGCAGGAGGCATGGAGGGTCCGGAC GGACACCAGGCCGGGTAGAGCACAGAGGCGAGAGAGTCAGGCTTGGGGCGGCGTCGCGGGGACAAGGGCGGCCATGGCGGCAGCAGCTGAGGAGGAGGCAGCGGCTCGACCGCCCGCCGCGCTCCGGGTCCGCGTTGTGGCGCCTGCTGGAGGCAGGCTCATCTGCTCCTACCTGGACATGCGGGCCCTCGACCGCCTGGCCCAGGTATGCCGCTGGCTGCGGCGCTTCACCAGCTGCGACCTGCTCTGGCGCCGGATAGCCCGGGCCTCGCTCAACTCCGGCTTCACCCGGCTCGGCACCGACCTGATGACCAATGTCCCAGTGAAGGAACCGGTGAAGGTGTCTCAGAACTGGAGGCTGGGGCGCTGTGGAGAGGGGATTCTGCTGAAGTGGAGATGCAGTCAGATGCCCTGGATGCAACTAGAGGATGATTCTCTGTATGTAGCCCAGGCTAATTTCATCCTGATCTACCAGTTCCGCCCAGATGGTGCCAGCCTGAACCGTTGGCCCCTGGGAGTCTTCGCGGGGCATGATGAGGACGTTTGCCACTTTGTGCTAGCCAACTCGCATATTATCAGTGCAGGAGGAGATGGGAAGATTGGCATTCATAAGACTCACAGCACCTTCACTGTCAAGTACTCGGCTCATGAACAGGAGGTGAATTGTGTGGATTGCAAAGGGGGCATCATTGTGAGTGGCTCCAGGGACAGGATGGCCAAGGTATGGCCTTTGGCCTCAGGCCAGCTGGGACAGTGCTTACACACCATCCAGACTGAAGACCTAGTCTGGTCCATTGCTATCAGCCCATTACTCAGCTCTTTTGTGACTGGAACGGCTTGTTGTGGGCACTTCTCACCCCTGAGAATCTGGGACCTCAACAGTGGGCAGCTGATGATGCACCTAGGCAGCAACTGCCCCCCAGGAGCGGGGGTGCTGGACGTCATGTACGAGTCCCCTTCCACGCTGCTGTCCTGTGGCTATGATACCTACATTCGCTACTGGGACCTCCGCACCAGTGCCTGGAAATGTGTCATGGAGTGGGAGGAGCCCCACGACAGCACCCTGAACTGCCTGCAGACGGATGGCAACTGTCTGCTGGCCATGGGTTCCTCCTACTACGGTGTTGTCCGGCTGTGGGACAGGCGCCAAAGGGCCTGCCTGCATGCCTTCCGGCTAACATCGACTCCGCTGAGCAGTCCTGTGTACTGCCTGTGTTTCACCACCATGCATCTCTACTGTGTGCTGTCTTACAACCTCCATGTCCCGGACTTTCAAAATCCGTGA